Proteins found in one Geomonas subterranea genomic segment:
- a CDS encoding DUF922 domain-containing protein, translated as MMHRLIAGAGLALCILASSSPAFASDAASCELKVREGYRFYDISGRSLDDLVEQIRLNGTKWNDGKVYSAMTNWDIHYKYEVTCQNGRYSVKSAATRVDILYNMPRLNLATCAPELAGTWSEYLTHLQRHEFGHKELAVKAASEMNEMFGTLPSFSSEEDLAAEITRRTEEKFHNLKELQIGYDHDTRHGETQGAVLAAGPH; from the coding sequence ATGATGCACCGCTTGATTGCTGGCGCGGGGCTTGCCCTGTGCATACTGGCCTCTTCCTCCCCCGCGTTTGCTTCCGATGCGGCTTCCTGTGAACTGAAGGTACGAGAAGGATACCGGTTCTATGATATAAGTGGCCGGAGCCTTGACGATCTGGTTGAGCAGATCAGGCTCAATGGAACCAAGTGGAACGATGGCAAAGTGTACTCCGCCATGACCAACTGGGACATTCACTACAAATACGAGGTCACCTGCCAAAACGGCCGTTATTCCGTGAAGTCTGCCGCCACACGTGTCGACATCCTCTACAACATGCCCCGCCTGAACCTCGCTACCTGCGCCCCCGAACTTGCCGGCACCTGGAGCGAGTACCTGACCCACCTGCAGCGTCACGAGTTCGGCCACAAGGAGCTTGCCGTCAAGGCCGCCTCCGAGATGAACGAGATGTTCGGGACCCTCCCCAGTTTCTCCAGCGAAGAGGACCTGGCTGCCGAAATAACCAGGCGCACCGAGGAGAAATTCCACAACCTGAAGGAACTCCAGATAGGTTACGACCATGACACCAGACACGGCGAAACGCAGGGTGCCGTCCTGGCTGCCGGTCCACACTAA
- a CDS encoding MFS transporter, producing the protein MLNSSFTLMRDGNCRIFWTGQGISWLGSVMQSVAQGWLVWSLTKSPAQLALAAIMLSLPVLLFSVPGGVAADRFDKRALLVITQGGSLLPALFLGVLAARGEATAPAIMTIALCQGILNAFEVPARQALLAELVPRASLGQAVAVNAVIFNATRLLGPAAAGCIIASFGTAPCFFLNALSYSAGVVALVLVRLPYRVKDTQRRHPLALVELREGVRYVVAGEATRQRLISVLLVSLFAIPFVPLLPVFADSFRAGPQGLGLMSACVGSGSLLAALGLVYCDRLPSSHSDGAAAGTLFALALLLFSRSTGYLVALAALAVAGGAVVVFLARVNWALQQGCPDRLRGRVMGVYTLTLLGMAPLGSALVGWLASRLGASSALTLTSALCVAGLSLLQVKARQARSAAATGSRVSLWSGRIAGNDRARDW; encoded by the coding sequence ATGCTCAACTCCAGCTTCACACTCATGCGTGACGGCAACTGCCGCATCTTCTGGACCGGGCAAGGCATTTCCTGGCTCGGGAGCGTGATGCAGTCGGTGGCCCAGGGGTGGCTGGTCTGGTCGCTCACCAAGTCACCGGCACAGCTCGCGCTGGCCGCCATCATGCTCTCGCTGCCGGTACTTCTGTTCAGCGTGCCGGGCGGTGTTGCCGCTGACCGCTTCGACAAGCGTGCCCTCCTCGTGATCACCCAGGGGGGCTCCCTGCTCCCGGCCCTTTTCCTCGGCGTGTTGGCCGCGCGCGGCGAGGCCACCGCGCCAGCCATCATGACTATCGCCTTGTGCCAAGGGATACTGAACGCCTTCGAGGTGCCGGCCCGCCAGGCGCTACTCGCCGAGTTGGTGCCGCGCGCATCCCTGGGGCAGGCCGTAGCCGTCAACGCCGTCATCTTCAACGCCACCCGTCTCCTCGGCCCGGCCGCGGCAGGATGCATCATCGCCTCCTTCGGCACCGCTCCCTGTTTCTTCCTCAACGCCCTCAGTTACTCGGCCGGCGTGGTGGCACTGGTCCTGGTGCGCCTCCCATACCGGGTGAAGGATACGCAACGTCGTCATCCTCTCGCGTTGGTGGAGCTGCGCGAAGGGGTGCGCTACGTCGTCGCCGGGGAAGCGACCCGGCAACGGCTCATCTCGGTGCTCCTGGTGAGCCTCTTCGCGATTCCGTTCGTACCGCTGCTGCCGGTCTTTGCCGACAGCTTTCGGGCGGGGCCGCAGGGGCTCGGCCTCATGTCCGCGTGTGTTGGCAGCGGTTCGCTTCTCGCGGCCCTCGGGCTTGTCTATTGCGACAGGTTGCCCAGCAGCCATTCCGATGGCGCCGCAGCCGGTACACTGTTCGCCCTTGCCCTGCTGCTCTTCTCCCGCTCGACCGGCTACCTCGTAGCCCTTGCCGCCCTGGCCGTCGCAGGTGGGGCTGTGGTGGTCTTCCTGGCCCGGGTGAACTGGGCGCTGCAGCAGGGGTGTCCAGACCGGCTGCGGGGGCGGGTGATGGGGGTGTACACCCTGACCCTCCTCGGCATGGCGCCTTTGGGGAGCGCCCTCGTGGGGTGGCTTGCCTCCAGGCTCGGCGCGTCCTCCGCCCTCACGCTCACCTCCGCCCTCTGCGTCGCGGGGCTTTCCTTGTTGCAGGTGAAGGCGCGCCAGGCACGCTCTGCCGCCGCCACCGGCAGCCGCGTCTCTCTCTGGAGCGGTCGTATCGCGGGCAATGACAGGGCGCGGGACTGGTAA
- a CDS encoding flavocytochrome c encodes MNSRIRIVMTALLVLIWATALWAGGAEPLAKLHEGKATCADCHGRSKKISVDDSEKGVNKNCISCHGTLAEMGKKSHEEVNPHKSHLGEISCTACHHGHTASWAYCLSCHPFDMKIAGGGATAYKAADVAKNKKRADKADVVVIGAGAAGFTAAITAHDAGAKVIIIEKQPITGGNSMLAAGGMNAAETTFQKEKGIADSVELMYKDTMTGGGDLNDPALAMLLAKNSASSVAWLTGLGADLSDVGRMGGASVNRTHRPKGGAAVGAHITDVLRRNADQRNIDIRVNSKVVKILEDKKGRVTGVRVVGKHSGEYTINAKAVIIAAGGFSANPERVAYYRPEYKGMTTSNQPGATGDGIDLGTAAGADLKDMKEIQIHPTVAAGSRTLITEAVRGNGAILVNHEGKRFVNELTTRDKASAAILAQRGQSAYLVFDDGVRKSLKQIDGYFHLNLVQQGATLKDLAAAIKVPADALEATVAAYNKGVDDKNDAEFKRPDLPRALRTAKYYAIEVKPGVHYTMGGLKITTGSEVLAKDGKTIAGLFAAGEGTGGVHGKNRLGGNSISQTITFGRIAGENAAKLAKSSHP; translated from the coding sequence ATGAATTCGAGGATACGCATCGTGATGACGGCACTGCTGGTGCTGATCTGGGCCACCGCCCTCTGGGCTGGTGGCGCGGAACCGTTGGCGAAGCTGCACGAAGGAAAGGCAACCTGCGCGGATTGCCACGGCCGCAGCAAGAAGATCAGCGTCGACGACAGCGAGAAGGGGGTGAACAAAAACTGCATCAGCTGCCACGGCACCCTGGCGGAGATGGGTAAGAAGTCCCACGAGGAAGTGAACCCTCACAAGTCGCACCTGGGAGAGATCAGCTGTACCGCCTGCCACCACGGCCACACCGCGTCCTGGGCCTATTGCCTGAGCTGCCATCCCTTCGACATGAAGATCGCTGGGGGGGGCGCCACCGCGTACAAGGCGGCTGATGTCGCCAAGAACAAAAAGCGCGCCGACAAGGCTGACGTCGTGGTCATCGGCGCCGGAGCCGCAGGCTTTACGGCGGCGATCACCGCGCATGACGCCGGCGCCAAGGTCATCATCATCGAGAAGCAGCCCATCACCGGCGGCAACAGCATGCTCGCAGCCGGCGGGATGAACGCGGCCGAAACCACCTTCCAGAAGGAGAAGGGGATCGCGGACTCGGTCGAGCTTATGTACAAGGACACCATGACCGGCGGCGGCGACCTGAACGACCCGGCGCTGGCCATGCTGCTCGCGAAGAACTCCGCTTCTTCCGTCGCCTGGCTCACCGGCCTCGGTGCCGATCTGAGCGACGTCGGCCGCATGGGAGGCGCCAGCGTTAACCGGACCCACCGTCCCAAGGGGGGCGCCGCGGTTGGTGCCCACATCACCGACGTTTTGCGCAGGAATGCGGACCAGCGCAACATCGACATCCGCGTCAACAGCAAGGTCGTGAAGATCCTGGAGGACAAGAAGGGGCGCGTGACCGGGGTCCGCGTGGTCGGCAAGCACAGCGGCGAGTACACCATCAACGCGAAGGCCGTGATCATCGCGGCCGGGGGCTTCTCGGCCAACCCCGAGCGCGTCGCCTATTACCGCCCGGAATACAAAGGGATGACCACTTCCAACCAGCCCGGTGCCACCGGTGACGGTATCGACCTGGGGACCGCGGCGGGAGCCGACCTGAAGGACATGAAGGAGATCCAGATACACCCGACCGTCGCCGCTGGGAGCCGTACCCTGATCACCGAGGCGGTGCGGGGCAACGGCGCCATCCTCGTGAACCATGAAGGGAAGCGCTTCGTGAACGAGCTCACCACCCGCGACAAGGCTTCCGCCGCCATCCTGGCGCAGAGGGGACAGTCGGCGTATCTCGTCTTCGACGACGGTGTCCGCAAGAGCTTGAAGCAGATCGACGGCTATTTCCACCTGAACCTGGTGCAGCAAGGGGCCACCCTCAAGGATCTCGCGGCGGCGATCAAGGTCCCGGCCGACGCACTGGAAGCGACCGTTGCCGCCTACAACAAGGGGGTGGACGACAAGAACGACGCCGAGTTCAAGCGCCCCGATCTGCCGCGCGCCCTGCGCACCGCGAAGTACTACGCCATCGAGGTGAAACCGGGCGTGCACTACACCATGGGGGGGCTGAAGATCACCACCGGCAGCGAAGTGCTCGCCAAGGACGGCAAGACCATTGCCGGCTTGTTCGCGGCAGGCGAGGGGACCGGCGGCGTCCACGGCAAGAACCGGCTCGGGGGGAATTCCATCTCGCAGACCATAACCTTCGGCCGCATCGCCGGCGAGAACGCGGCCAAGCTCGCCAAGAGTTCCCATCCGTAG
- a CDS encoding cupin domain-containing protein: MRVISSDKAEVKNFAAPHEVREFPHGKVELIMIGGALVGKATFFPGWRWSTSVQPLVHTKSCEAPHFQYHVSGWLHVVMDDGSQFDCGPGDVSLLPMGHDAWVVGDEPAVVVDFQGMIDYAKAA; the protein is encoded by the coding sequence ATGAGAGTCATATCGAGCGACAAAGCAGAGGTGAAAAATTTCGCGGCTCCGCACGAAGTGAGGGAGTTTCCCCACGGGAAGGTGGAACTTATCATGATAGGCGGGGCGCTGGTGGGCAAAGCGACCTTCTTCCCCGGCTGGCGCTGGTCGACATCGGTGCAGCCCCTGGTGCACACAAAAAGCTGCGAAGCCCCGCATTTCCAGTATCACGTTTCCGGGTGGCTCCACGTGGTGATGGATGACGGCAGCCAGTTCGATTGCGGACCGGGCGACGTGTCGCTTTTGCCGATGGGGCACGATGCCTGGGTCGTCGGTGACGAACCTGCCGTGGTGGTCGACTTCCAGGGCATGATAGATTACGCCAAGGCGGCCTAA
- the ygiD gene encoding 4,5-DOPA dioxygenase extradiol, with translation MPSRMPALFLGHGNPMNALASNDYTEGWRSLGRSIPRPKAVLCVSAHWYLPGTAVTVNESPRTIHDFGGFPPELYRVHYPAPGAPELARRLQRLLSPLDVRGDDAWGLDHGTWAVLCHLYPDADVPVLQLRIDETQPAQFHYDLGKRLAPLREEGILIVGSGNLVHNLHMYAWGAHLPQPYDWAVRFERRARELMLAGDHAPLVAYESLGEDARLSIPTPDHYLPLLYVLGTRQEGEQVIFPVEGVDGGSISMLAVQVG, from the coding sequence ATGCCCTCAAGAATGCCCGCCCTCTTTCTCGGACATGGAAACCCGATGAACGCGCTGGCCAGCAACGACTATACCGAAGGGTGGCGCAGCCTCGGGCGCAGCATCCCCCGCCCCAAAGCGGTCCTCTGCGTCTCCGCCCACTGGTACCTCCCCGGCACCGCAGTCACCGTCAACGAAAGCCCCCGCACCATCCACGACTTCGGAGGCTTCCCCCCGGAACTCTATCGCGTGCACTACCCGGCACCGGGCGCCCCGGAACTGGCCCGGCGCCTGCAGCGGTTGCTCTCCCCCCTGGACGTGCGAGGGGACGACGCCTGGGGGCTCGACCACGGCACCTGGGCCGTGCTGTGCCACCTCTATCCGGACGCCGACGTACCGGTGCTGCAACTGCGCATCGACGAGACGCAGCCGGCACAGTTCCACTACGACCTGGGAAAGCGGCTCGCCCCGCTGCGGGAGGAGGGGATCCTCATCGTGGGAAGCGGGAACCTGGTGCACAACCTGCACATGTACGCCTGGGGGGCGCACCTGCCGCAGCCCTATGACTGGGCGGTGCGCTTTGAGAGAAGGGCGAGGGAATTGATGCTGGCCGGGGATCACGCCCCGCTGGTGGCCTACGAAAGCCTGGGGGAGGATGCCCGGCTGTCCATCCCCACCCCGGACCATTACCTGCCGCTGCTCTACGTACTCGGAACCCGGCAGGAGGGGGAGCAGGTCATCTTTCCGGTGGAAGGGGTCGACGGCGGCTCCATCTCGATGCTGGCCGTCCAGGTGGGGTAG
- a CDS encoding sulfite exporter TauE/SafE family protein, with the protein MDFLIVLPVAFLASLLSSMSGAGSAMLTTPVWLALGFPLPVAIASNQLNGAAWTLLAARNYLKGRRIDWALIRAMILSGLAGAYAGTLIVRGVDPRLLQRVIGGIILSLVVVVALNPDLGRSESEPALSRRVTAALAFPLGVYESFFGSGNGLFTSLLLAKGRGQTLVVSLGCYYLIAFFWNCFAVAVYSSAGLADARLMLPSTAGSVAGAYLGSRIGRHKGHGWVRGLFVLLGGVLGLKLALGL; encoded by the coding sequence ATGGATTTCTTGATCGTACTGCCGGTGGCCTTTCTCGCCTCGCTGCTCAGTTCCATGAGCGGCGCGGGCTCCGCCATGCTCACGACGCCTGTGTGGCTGGCGCTCGGTTTCCCGCTGCCGGTGGCCATCGCCTCCAACCAGCTAAACGGCGCTGCCTGGACCCTGCTCGCCGCCCGTAACTACCTCAAGGGGCGCCGGATCGACTGGGCGCTCATCAGGGCGATGATCCTCTCCGGGCTGGCCGGCGCCTACGCCGGGACCCTCATCGTGCGGGGCGTCGACCCCCGTCTGCTGCAACGCGTCATCGGCGGCATCATCCTGTCGCTGGTGGTCGTGGTGGCGCTCAATCCCGACCTGGGGCGCAGCGAGAGCGAGCCCGCGCTGTCGCGCCGGGTGACCGCTGCGCTCGCCTTCCCGCTGGGCGTCTACGAATCGTTTTTCGGATCCGGCAACGGGCTCTTCACCTCCCTGCTCCTCGCCAAGGGGCGCGGCCAGACACTGGTCGTTTCGCTAGGCTGTTACTACCTGATCGCCTTCTTCTGGAACTGTTTCGCCGTTGCCGTCTACAGCTCGGCGGGGCTGGCCGACGCGCGACTGATGCTCCCTTCCACTGCCGGTTCGGTGGCCGGCGCATATCTGGGGTCGCGGATCGGGCGGCACAAGGGGCACGGCTGGGTGCGCGGGCTGTTCGTGCTGCTTGGCGGCGTCCTGGGACTGAAACTGGCGCTTGGCCTGTAA
- a CDS encoding PAS domain S-box protein, with translation MPWIIIAAIATASSVTVLALVNVYLYSRYKERFLKLWAFAWGVHVCRYLFLILSVLWPANLVFKEINYLCIIASAVILLAGTRNFIGSAPGHGFTSTGTVLALWTIGTVSAGLSTLYTIIPIFAFLAFTYIRIGIQVLKQAEQGETASRVVGWLFIAWGIHQADYPLLRPIEWFAPWGFLIGSVLATGIAIGMILIYFERMHRGLQEKEMRHLNLIESSHNWIWEVDANACYTFASPQVKELLGYAPEQVIGKTPFDLMPEEEASRIRTIFAGISSRRESFHRLENTNRHKDGRLVVLETSGVPYFDGHGNFLGYRGMDQDITEHKQAETRREVSREVLQVLNEPGDLKVSVQRIIDLIKVKLDFSAVGIRLQEGEDYPYWSQSGFPQAMLEQENTLVERSADGGLCRDQDGKVRLECTCGLVISGQVPQGHPNVTPGGSFWTNDSFLLLGFPPDQDPRHNPRNVCMHRKYASLALVPIRYKDKIVGLIQCNDHRKDRFTPESLQHLEGIAAYVGAALMRKWSEEERVTLENQLQQAQRMESIGRLAGGVAHDFNNMLGVIIGHAGLGLMDTAPGQPIHLHLQEIYKAAERSADLTRQLLAFARKQDIKPQVLDLNETIAGMLKMLQRLIGEEIHLCWQPGSKIWPVKMDRSQIDQIMANLCVNARDAIASVGNITIKTGTVSVDDTYRLHHPEAAHGEYVWISVSDDGEGMDRETLSHIFEPFFTTKGVGAGTGLGLATIYGIVTQNRGFINVISEPGLGATFTIHIPRHSGVDEAGVQQEEVQELPRGRETILLVEDEPAILQMTTMLLESLGYVVLTAGSPSEAIRLAQRGPGSIDLLMTDVVMPEMNGRDLAGAVTKGHPRLKCLFMSGYTADIIAHHGVIDDGLFFIQKPFSLPVLAAKLREVLEQV, from the coding sequence ATGCCTTGGATAATCATTGCAGCGATAGCGACTGCCAGTTCGGTGACGGTACTGGCGCTGGTTAATGTCTACCTTTACTCACGCTACAAAGAGCGTTTCCTGAAATTGTGGGCATTCGCGTGGGGAGTACACGTCTGCAGGTACCTGTTTCTCATCCTCTCGGTCCTCTGGCCTGCCAACCTGGTTTTCAAGGAAATCAACTACCTTTGCATCATCGCCAGTGCGGTTATCCTGCTGGCGGGCACCAGGAATTTCATCGGCTCCGCCCCCGGGCATGGGTTCACCAGCACCGGCACAGTGCTGGCCCTTTGGACCATCGGCACGGTGTCAGCGGGATTGTCGACCCTGTACACCATCATCCCCATCTTCGCCTTCCTGGCCTTTACCTACATCCGCATCGGCATCCAGGTGTTGAAGCAGGCGGAGCAGGGCGAGACCGCCAGCCGGGTGGTCGGCTGGCTCTTCATCGCCTGGGGGATCCACCAGGCAGACTACCCGCTGCTGCGCCCCATAGAATGGTTCGCCCCCTGGGGCTTTCTCATCGGCAGCGTCCTTGCCACCGGCATCGCCATCGGTATGATCCTCATCTACTTTGAGAGGATGCACCGGGGGCTGCAGGAAAAGGAAATGCGCCACCTAAACCTGATCGAATCGTCGCACAACTGGATATGGGAGGTCGACGCCAACGCCTGTTACACCTTTGCCAGCCCGCAGGTGAAGGAACTGCTTGGCTACGCACCGGAGCAGGTGATCGGGAAAACACCTTTCGACCTCATGCCCGAGGAGGAAGCGTCCCGCATAAGGACCATCTTCGCCGGCATCAGCTCCAGGCGCGAGTCGTTTCACAGGCTGGAAAACACCAACCGGCACAAGGACGGCCGGCTGGTGGTGCTGGAGACCAGCGGCGTCCCGTACTTCGACGGGCACGGAAACTTCCTGGGGTACCGGGGGATGGACCAGGACATTACCGAACACAAGCAGGCGGAGACGCGCAGAGAGGTGAGCAGGGAAGTACTGCAGGTCCTGAACGAGCCGGGTGACCTGAAGGTGTCGGTGCAACGCATCATCGACTTGATCAAGGTGAAGCTTGATTTTTCCGCAGTCGGGATTCGCCTGCAGGAGGGGGAGGACTACCCCTATTGGTCCCAGTCGGGATTTCCGCAGGCGATGCTCGAACAGGAAAATACACTGGTGGAACGTTCGGCGGATGGCGGGCTCTGCAGGGACCAGGACGGGAAGGTGCGCCTGGAATGCACCTGCGGCCTGGTCATCTCCGGGCAGGTCCCGCAGGGGCATCCCAACGTCACCCCGGGGGGGAGCTTCTGGACCAACGACTCGTTTCTGCTCCTGGGGTTCCCCCCCGACCAGGACCCGCGCCACAATCCGCGCAACGTCTGCATGCACCGCAAGTACGCCTCCCTGGCACTGGTCCCCATCCGCTACAAGGACAAGATCGTCGGCCTGATCCAGTGCAACGATCACCGTAAGGACCGCTTCACGCCCGAGTCGTTGCAGCACCTGGAGGGGATCGCGGCGTACGTCGGTGCGGCGCTGATGCGCAAGTGGTCCGAGGAGGAACGGGTGACCCTCGAGAACCAGCTGCAACAGGCCCAGAGGATGGAGTCGATTGGACGGCTGGCAGGTGGCGTGGCACATGATTTCAACAACATGCTGGGGGTGATCATCGGGCATGCCGGCCTGGGGCTTATGGATACCGCGCCGGGGCAGCCGATCCACCTGCACCTGCAGGAGATCTACAAGGCGGCGGAACGGTCAGCCGACCTCACCCGCCAGTTGCTGGCCTTTGCCCGCAAGCAGGACATCAAGCCCCAGGTGCTGGACCTGAACGAGACCATAGCGGGGATGTTGAAGATGCTGCAGCGGCTGATCGGCGAGGAGATCCATCTCTGCTGGCAACCCGGGAGCAAGATCTGGCCGGTAAAGATGGACCGGTCCCAGATCGACCAGATCATGGCCAACCTCTGCGTCAACGCCCGTGACGCCATCGCAAGCGTCGGCAACATCACCATCAAGACCGGCACCGTCAGCGTTGATGACACCTACCGGCTGCACCACCCCGAAGCCGCTCACGGGGAGTACGTCTGGATCTCGGTAAGCGATGACGGGGAGGGGATGGACAGGGAAACGTTAAGCCATATCTTCGAACCGTTCTTCACAACCAAGGGGGTGGGGGCCGGGACCGGTCTTGGCCTTGCCACCATCTATGGCATCGTCACCCAGAACAGGGGGTTCATCAACGTCATCAGCGAACCGGGGCTGGGGGCGACCTTCACCATCCACATCCCGAGGCATTCCGGTGTTGACGAAGCCGGGGTGCAGCAGGAGGAGGTGCAGGAACTGCCGCGCGGCCGGGAGACGATCCTGCTGGTGGAGGACGAACCGGCCATTTTGCAGATGACCACCATGTTGTTGGAGAGCCTTGGGTACGTGGTCCTGACGGCGGGCTCGCCCAGCGAGGCGATCCGCCTGGCGCAGAGGGGGCCGGGTTCCATCGACCTCTTGATGACGGACGTGGTGATGCCCGAGATGAACGGCCGGGACCTGGCAGGCGCGGTGACTAAGGGGCATCCACGCCTTAAGTGCCTGTTCATGTCCGGTTATACCGCCGACATCATCGCCCACCACGGCGTCATCGATGACGGGCTCTTCTTCATCCAGAAGCCCTTTTCGCTCCCCGTGCTGGCAGCCAAGCTGCGCGAGGTACTGGAGCAGGTTTGA